From Chryseobacterium gallinarum, one genomic window encodes:
- a CDS encoding non-ribosomal peptide synthetase has protein sequence MKHQINQENLTTDFLIQNNQLKNVISIFKAVSKSIPDKTAIISETESISYGELDRRSDLLASYLHTLELKAGTSVAVCMPQSVDRIISFLAVLKIGAAYIPLDGQLPENRMKMMLDDSHTELIITGSTYIDKFAGMDLKLLTMGNHVYETSEDNKQIIQPDEIDPMQTAYIIYTSGSTGVPKGVEIHHEAFYTFVHSFTKLWGFSAKDRTLQFSSTGFDVSIIDIWIPLFSGATIFLYPDNKIVGKPLLDFIVDHNIDVVPYLPPAVLSTLPTDTPIGCLHTLSIAGEVPSEQTVKNWCNRVRLINVYGPTETTVSVVSHQFKDDDTNPHIIGKPLESADIHILNKDLEYVNSGITGEIYIGGKQVAKGYINKPNETAEVFIEAPEWMKSKYGSDYRLYKSGDRGFWRQDGNIEFVGRLDDQVKLRGFRIELKEIEHHISQLAQVANVAVKVHRPQTGLPILIAFLELYDNDKERISLEDIRVRLKQSLPTYMLPEKIILYDKLPLTLTGKIDKSKLHIPLQKTERKAKAKVEARDLKQELTEIWLDLLNLEHIDENDNFFDLGGHSLMLAQLHERLPLNIQKKVSLPELYRYPTISLFVREAENRLSQNEASQQQKARLVEQQLLKDAELPFDFEITVQPDPQILANPSHIFLTGVTGFVGSHLLEELIPKNPEALIYCLVRAENEELALERIKSTFLKFKLVWKIEYENRIKIILGDLTEPKLGLDESTYEKLLKDIEVIYHMASDVSYVKPYEYIKKPNVDGMANILHLAVNEKTKFLIISSSMGVYSWGRSFTGKTWMTEDEPIEQNLPAVCRDMGYIRSKWVMESMASKAREKGLPLINFRLGFVVCHGKTGATPLNQWWSSLMRSCIELKAFPLVMGLKDEVVTVDYVCKAMVHISRKPEAVGLNFNLNPLPEHDLSLTDFCVRISDYCGLEMRGLDFQNWFEQWRRNQELPIYSLLYLFTDDVHEGKSLVEAYENTYYFKSSNTEYFLKDTDIRPAVFNKNVIEAYLRFMKMI, from the coding sequence ATGAAACATCAAATCAATCAAGAAAATCTTACTACTGATTTTCTCATTCAGAACAATCAGCTTAAAAATGTAATTTCAATTTTTAAAGCTGTAAGCAAATCTATTCCTGACAAAACGGCTATAATATCTGAGACCGAAAGTATTTCTTACGGTGAGTTGGACAGACGCTCTGACCTTTTAGCCTCTTACTTGCATACTCTGGAACTGAAGGCAGGAACTTCTGTAGCTGTATGCATGCCACAATCTGTAGACCGGATTATATCCTTTTTGGCCGTACTTAAAATAGGTGCAGCATATATTCCTCTTGATGGACAGCTGCCCGAAAACAGAATGAAAATGATGCTTGATGATTCTCATACAGAGCTGATTATCACAGGTAGTACTTATATCGATAAGTTTGCCGGAATGGATCTTAAGCTCCTCACTATGGGCAACCATGTGTATGAGACTTCGGAGGACAATAAGCAGATCATACAACCTGATGAGATAGATCCTATGCAGACGGCATATATTATCTATACTTCAGGCAGCACCGGAGTGCCAAAAGGTGTTGAAATCCATCATGAAGCATTTTATACTTTTGTGCATTCGTTTACAAAGCTGTGGGGATTCTCAGCGAAAGACAGAACACTTCAGTTTAGTTCAACCGGATTTGATGTTTCAATCATCGATATCTGGATTCCTTTATTTAGCGGAGCCACTATATTTTTATATCCGGATAACAAAATAGTAGGAAAACCATTATTGGATTTTATTGTTGATCATAATATTGATGTTGTACCTTATCTTCCTCCGGCTGTATTGAGTACTCTTCCGACAGATACTCCTATTGGCTGCCTTCATACATTATCAATAGCCGGAGAAGTTCCTTCTGAACAGACCGTAAAAAACTGGTGTAATCGTGTACGTCTTATTAATGTATATGGACCAACAGAAACAACAGTAAGTGTTGTGAGCCATCAGTTTAAAGATGATGATACAAATCCCCATATAATTGGCAAGCCGTTGGAAAGCGCAGATATACATATACTTAATAAAGATCTTGAGTATGTAAATAGTGGGATCACAGGTGAAATTTATATTGGTGGTAAGCAAGTGGCTAAAGGGTATATAAATAAACCTAATGAGACGGCAGAAGTCTTTATTGAAGCTCCGGAATGGATGAAATCAAAATATGGATCTGATTATCGGCTTTACAAATCCGGAGACCGCGGATTTTGGAGGCAGGACGGTAATATAGAGTTTGTCGGAAGGCTTGACGATCAGGTGAAACTAAGAGGATTTAGAATTGAATTAAAAGAAATTGAGCATCATATATCACAGCTGGCGCAAGTTGCCAATGTAGCTGTAAAAGTTCATCGTCCACAGACGGGATTACCCATACTTATAGCATTTTTAGAATTGTATGATAATGACAAAGAACGGATTTCACTGGAAGATATCCGTGTGAGGTTAAAACAAAGTTTACCTACGTATATGCTTCCTGAAAAAATTATCTTATATGATAAGCTTCCTTTGACATTGACAGGAAAAATTGACAAAAGCAAGCTGCATATCCCATTACAGAAGACGGAAAGAAAAGCAAAAGCAAAAGTTGAGGCACGGGATCTTAAACAAGAATTGACTGAAATATGGTTGGATTTGCTGAATCTTGAGCATATAGATGAAAATGATAACTTTTTTGATCTTGGAGGACATTCTTTAATGTTAGCTCAGCTGCATGAGCGTTTGCCTTTAAACATTCAGAAAAAAGTTTCGCTTCCAGAATTATATCGTTATCCTACAATCAGTCTTTTTGTAAGAGAGGCAGAAAACAGATTGTCTCAAAATGAAGCCAGCCAGCAGCAAAAAGCCCGACTTGTAGAGCAGCAGCTATTAAAAGATGCAGAGCTACCCTTCGATTTTGAAATAACGGTACAGCCTGATCCACAGATTTTAGCTAACCCTTCTCATATTTTTCTTACAGGAGTTACAGGTTTTGTTGGTTCACACTTATTGGAAGAGCTTATTCCAAAAAACCCTGAAGCCCTGATCTATTGTCTTGTGCGTGCTGAAAATGAAGAGTTAGCTTTAGAACGGATTAAAAGTACATTCTTAAAATTCAAATTGGTTTGGAAGATTGAATACGAAAATAGAATAAAGATTATTTTAGGAGATCTGACCGAGCCTAAATTGGGCCTTGATGAAAGTACATATGAAAAACTTCTCAAAGACATTGAGGTTATTTATCATATGGCAAGCGATGTAAGTTACGTAAAACCATATGAATATATTAAAAAGCCTAATGTTGATGGTATGGCTAATATACTTCATCTTGCTGTTAACGAAAAAACTAAATTTTTGATCATTTCTTCTTCAATGGGTGTGTATAGCTGGGGAAGGAGCTTTACAGGGAAAACCTGGATGACAGAAGATGAACCTATAGAGCAGAATCTGCCTGCAGTTTGCCGCGATATGGGGTATATCCGAAGTAAATGGGTAATGGAAAGTATGGCCTCAAAAGCGCGTGAAAAAGGGCTGCCTCTGATCAATTTCCGTTTAGGTTTTGTTGTATGTCATGGAAAAACTGGTGCAACACCTTTAAATCAATGGTGGAGTTCTCTGATGCGTTCATGTATTGAACTGAAAGCATTTCCATTGGTAATGGGGCTGAAAGACGAAGTAGTAACAGTTGATTATGTTTGTAAAGCGATGGTGCATATCAGCCGGAAACCAGAAGCTGTAGGATTAAATTTCAATCTGAACCCGCTGCCGGAGCATGATTTATCTCTTACTGATTTCTGCGTCCGGATAAGTGATTATTGTGGATTGGAAATGCGAGGTTTGGATTTCCAGAATTGGTTTGAGCAATGGAGGAGAAATCAAGAGCTGCCAATCTACTCTTTGCTTTATTTGTTTACCGATGATGTACATGAAGGCAAGTCCCTCGTTGAGGCATATGAAAATACCTATTATTTTAAAAGCAGCAATACAGAATACTTTTTAAAAGACACAGATATCAGGCCTGCGGTTTTTAATAAAAATGTGATTGAAGCTTATCTCAGGTTTATGAAAATGATTTAA